In one Carettochelys insculpta isolate YL-2023 chromosome 6, ASM3395843v1, whole genome shotgun sequence genomic region, the following are encoded:
- the FAM98B gene encoding protein FAM98B, with translation MGAHEQALKMESDVLDTLEALGYKGPLLEEELLSKAAENGLSSRDFSELCVWLSSQIKSLCDLEESITSTAGGEDVESFQLEISGFLKEMSCPYSTLVSGDIKDRLKKKEDCLKLLLFLSTELQALQILHSKQLKSSLLEKNNEISQEVQTLCESLGLSKSSSSDIPLLLSNVESKIKDILSKVKNTHVGKPLLTKSLNSDQMERLEKINDALCSEYECRRRMLTKRLDVTVQSFGWSDRAKVKTDEIARIYQPKRYALSPKSTITLAHLLAAREDLSKIIRTSSGSTREKTACAINKVLMGRVPDRGGRPTEIEPPPPEMPPWQKRQEGGGRGGWGGGGGGRGGWGGGGGRGGGGFSGGGRGGGGFQGRGDYGSRGGYSGRGGYGEPYGGRGGGGGGYRRY, from the exons ATATAAAGGTCCCCTGTTAGAGGAAGAACTActcagcaaagcagcagaaaatggATTATCTTCACGAGACTTTTCTGAGCTTTGTGTTTGGTTAAGTTCCCAAATAAAATCACTGTGTGACCTGGAAGAAAGCATCACTTCAACAGCTG GTGGGGAAGATGTAGAAAGCTTCCAGCTTGAGATTAgtggttttttaaaagaaatgtcttGTCCATATTCAACCCTTGTGTCTGGAGACATTAAGGACAGgttgaaaaagaaagaagattgtCTTAAACTCCTTT TATTTTTAAGTACAGAGCTTCAAGCTTTACAGATATTGCACAGCAAGCAACTTAAAAGTTCTCTTTTGGAAAAGAATAATGAAATCTCTCAGGAAGTACAAACTCTCTGTGAGTCTCTGGGCCTATCAAAGTCATCATCCTCTGACATTCCTCTCTTGTTAAGCAATGTGGAATCAAAG ATCAAAGacattctttccaaagtaaaaaaTACCCATGTGGGGAAACCACTGCTTACAAAATCTTTGAATTCAGATCAAATG GAAAGATTGGAAAAAATTAATGATGCCCTCTGTAGTGAATATGAGTGTCGTCGTCGGATGTTAACGAAGCGTCTAGATGTGACAGTACAATCCTTTGGATGGTCTGATAGAGCAAAG GTTAAAACAGATGAAATAGCAAGAATTTATCAGCCCAAACGTTACGCACTATCTCCTAAATCAACCATTACACTTGCCCACTTACTTGCTGCTCGTGAAGACTTGTCAAAGATCATTAGGACAAGCAGCGGATCTACTCGAGAAAAGACAGCCTGTGCCATCAATAAG GTGCTGATGGGGAGAGTGCCAGATCGTGGAGGCAGACCAACTGAGATTGAACCACCACCTCCTGAAATGCCCCCTTGGCAAAAAAGACAAGAAGGCGGTGGacggggtggctgggggggaggtggtggtgggcggggtggctgggggggaggaggtggcagaggagggggtggcTTCAGTGGCGGTGGTAGGGGTGGAGGTGGTTTCCAAGGACGGGGAGATTATGGGAGCAGGGGAGGTTACAGTGGCAGAGGTGGCTATGGAGAGCCATATGGTGgacgggggggaggaggaggaggatacaGAAGGTACTAA